One window of the Solanum stenotomum isolate F172 chromosome 11, ASM1918654v1, whole genome shotgun sequence genome contains the following:
- the LOC125844894 gene encoding probable pectinesterase/pectinesterase inhibitor 51, whose amino-acid sequence MHTRKPAKPTLFRKFKILFISMASFFTLTIFSLILFFSISSAARHHSPNSSTSPSISLQIRGACKASRDPPTCESVLTDSGNLPSDLTTSLIIQSAVKVSSKNNDKAKEMVQAIIDASTGNNQNRTDAGKVCMEVLGYAEYRIGLTGQAVMNGGYKSARAWMSSVMVYQYDCWSALKYVNGTSQVSKTMSFINSLIGYSSNALGMMVNFDLYGADTGSWTVPKTERDGFWEGSGSGGSGQVKGGVPTGLKPDVTVCKEGGCDYKTVQEAVNAAPENEQTRKFVIWIKSGLYEEKVRVGLEKMNVVFLGDGMGKTVITGSLSVGLVGVTTYETATVGVVGDGFMASGITFQNTAGPDAHQAVAFRSDSDLSVVENCEFIGNQDTLYAHALRQYYKTCRIQGNVDFIFGNSASFFQDCDILIAPRQLRPEKGETNAVTAHGRIDPAQSTGFVFQNCLINGTDKYMSLYYSNPKVHKNFLGRPWKEYSRTVFLDCTLEALISANGWLPWSGDFALKTLYYGEYRNTGAGANTAGRVSWSSQIPAEHVNSYSIQNFIQGDQWISTSS is encoded by the exons ATGCACACAAGAAAACCTGCAAAACCCACCCTATTCCGAaaattcaagattcttttcaTTTCAATGGCTTCCTTTTTCACACTCACTATCTTCTCCCTAATCCTCTTCTTCTCAATTTCCTCCGCCGCTCGCCACCATTCCCCCAATTCCTCCACATCCCCTTCAATTTCACTTCAGATCCGAGGTGCTTGTAAGGCTTCACGGGACCCACCAACATGTGAATCTGTACTGACGGATTCCGGTAACTTACCGTCTGACCTGACGACGTCGTTGATCATCCAATCGGCTGTTAAAGTATCGTCGAAGAACAACGATAAGGCGAAAGAGATGGTGCAGGCAATTATAGATGCGTCTACAGGGAATAATCAGAACCGTACGGACGCCGGGAAGGTGTGTATGGAGGTGCTCGGGTATGCGGAGTATCGGATCGGGTTAACGGGTCAGGCAGTGATGAATGGCGGGTACAAGAGCGCTCGTGCATGGATGAGCTCCGTCATGGTGTACCAATACGACTGCTGGTCTGCTTTGAAGTACGTTAATGGCACCTCACAGGTATCCAAAACGATGTCGTTTATCAATTCCTTGATCGGGTACAGCAGCAACGCATTGGGGATGATGGTGAATTTCGACCTTTACGGCGCCGACACCGGGTCATGGACCGTACCCAAAACAGAACGAGACGGGTTCTGGGAAGGTTCGGGTTCGGGCGGGTCGGGTCAAGTGAAGGGTGGAGTGCCTACCGGGTTGAAACCGGATGTAACGGTGTGTAAAGAAGGAGGATGTGACTATAAAACGGTGCAGGAGGCGGTGAATGCTGCACCGGAGAACGAGCAAACCCGGAAGTTTGTGATATGGATCAAATCCGGGTTGTATGAGGAGAAAGTTCGGGTCGGATTGGAGAAGATGAATGTGGTATTTTTGGGTGATGGAATGGGTAAAACCGTCATTACGGGATCGTTGAGTGTTGGTCTTGTTGGTGTTACTACTTATGAGACTGCAACTGTtg GAGTTGTTGGTGATGGATTCATGGCCAGTGGTATCACCTTCCAAAACACAGCCGGTCCGGATGCTCACCAAGCCGTAGCATTCCGATCCGACAGTGATCTTTCAGTTGTAGAGAACTGTGAATTCATTGGCAATCAAGACACCCTATACGCCCACGCTTTGCGCCAATACTACAAGACCTGCCGCATCCAAGGCAATGTAGACTTCATTTTCGGAAACTCAGCTTCTTTCTTCCAAGACTGTGACATCCTAATAGCACCTCGACAACTCCGTCCTGAAAAAGGAGAGACGAATGCCGTGACTGCTCATGGCAGGATAGACCCTGCACAATCAACTGGTTTCGTCTTCCAAAATTGTTTGATCAATGGAACTGACAAATACATGTCCTTGTACTACAGCAACCCCAAAGTCCACAAAAATTTTCTGGGAAGGCCATGGAAGGAGTATTCTCGGACCGTCTTTCTAGATTGTACTTTAGAGGCTCTTATTTCCGCTAACGGATGGTTGCCCTGGAGTGGTGATTTCGCGTTGAAGACTCTATACTACGGAGAATATAGAAATACTGGTGCCGGAGCAAATACAGCAGGACGAGTGTCGTGGAGTAGCCAAATCCCAGCTGAACATGTTAACTCATACTCTATACAAAATTTTATTCAAGGAGATCAGTGGATTTCGACTTCCTCTTGA